A single genomic interval of Bradyrhizobium japonicum USDA 6 harbors:
- a CDS encoding branched-chain amino acid ABC transporter permease, which yields MDLDALAGCLSSSACLVTQTTSGLIIGMLLFLVAVGLTLIFGVLKVVNFSHGAFYMFGAYFAMTAYQLTGSFALAMLAGAAGTALLGLIFERVFMSRVYGADVLMQLLVCYAFVLIFDDVVRIIWGPEFRSMGMPAAFQVMPLFIAGGVVPPYYLLLIGVALVAAIVLGIGLSRSRIGKVIRAAAHNPGMVSALGINTGLIYGGVFALGGMLAGLAGALAAPVRSLTPGMGFSVLIESFIVTVIGGMGSILGALIGALLLGLIRSFGSLGFPLFTEGLMYLFMVIVLVSKPTGLFGKEAA from the coding sequence GTGGATCTCGACGCGCTCGCCGGCTGCCTCTCCAGCTCCGCCTGCCTGGTGACGCAAACCACCAGCGGCCTCATCATCGGCATGCTCCTGTTCCTGGTCGCAGTCGGGCTGACGCTGATCTTCGGCGTGCTCAAGGTCGTCAATTTCAGCCACGGCGCCTTTTATATGTTCGGCGCCTATTTCGCGATGACGGCCTATCAGCTTACCGGGAGCTTTGCGCTTGCGATGCTCGCGGGGGCGGCCGGGACCGCGCTTCTCGGCCTGATCTTCGAGCGCGTCTTCATGAGCCGCGTCTATGGCGCCGACGTGCTGATGCAGCTGCTCGTCTGCTACGCCTTCGTGCTGATCTTCGACGATGTCGTGCGCATCATCTGGGGGCCGGAATTCAGGTCGATGGGCATGCCCGCGGCATTCCAGGTGATGCCGCTGTTCATCGCCGGCGGCGTTGTTCCGCCTTATTACCTGCTGCTGATCGGCGTCGCGCTGGTCGCGGCGATCGTGCTCGGCATCGGGCTCTCGCGCAGCCGCATCGGCAAGGTGATCCGGGCGGCGGCACATAATCCCGGCATGGTCTCGGCGCTCGGCATCAACACCGGCCTGATCTATGGGGGCGTGTTCGCGCTCGGCGGCATGCTGGCTGGCCTTGCCGGTGCGCTCGCGGCGCCCGTGCGTTCGCTCACGCCCGGCATGGGATTTTCGGTGCTGATCGAATCCTTCATCGTCACCGTGATCGGCGGCATGGGATCGATCCTGGGCGCTCTGATCGGCGCGCTGCTGCTCGGCCTTATCCGCTCCTTCGGCTCGCTCGGCTTTCCCCTGTTCACGGAAGGCCTGATGTATCTGTTCATGGTGATCGTGCTGGTCTCCAAGCCCACCGGCCTGTTCGGCAAGGAGGCGGCATGA